A region from the Lolium perenne isolate Kyuss_39 chromosome 4, Kyuss_2.0, whole genome shotgun sequence genome encodes:
- the LOC127297052 gene encoding uncharacterized protein — MACSQDAKKVPYGKRANGHDWQKVKPVESMDGTDAAPPVVCKGGSIDSAPARDTKVVAAQTAVEVACRGRDGDKASTARVVPNVGLIGAATDSSGCSSDGGDKDAISAAAAPDDVIMPDAVGRTLPNTPLRLQRSCSNIETARSGWKALDDTLAPAKSRSHEDLVALPAGSLLASPDANGEAGGGSPASSVRSTCSADRVMLRRRSSSQVLPSRSRKPWWSLFLWSHRNLHRPMSSSPRPPADTNDNDDGRRSHQRHDGYTSDTVGSKKSKEIVSPAEDEPARAIPSQWVAFSAEASSSLDRVSAWVSSSLIHAEDGDDDGIVEVGESSGTTKWHAQAVPARRRSPANEAAVQAASSVVKTLNAFSTVAHVSGMGLKVVPVISAFSSLRAVNLSGNLIAHIAAGSLPRGLHALDLSRNNIGSIEGLRELTRLRVLSLSYNRIARIGHGLSSCTAIRELYLAGNKISDVEGLHRLLKLAVLDVSFNRITTSKGLGQLVANYNSLRALNILGNPVQANVGEETLRKAVSGLLPRLEYLNKQAVKPLRASEAAKDSVAKAALGNSRWSSRRRASSRRSSLSPGSSSKRAGSSSRSRSKSSSRVQSSSVTRR; from the exons ATGGCGTGTTCGCAGGATGCCAAGAAGGTGCCGTACGGCAAAAGGGCCAACGGACACGACTGGCAGAAGGTGAAACCGGTGGAGTCCATGGACGGGACGGACGCCGCTCCTCCCGTCGTCTGCAAAGGCGGCAGCATTGACAGCGCGCCGGCACGCGACACGAAAGTTGTCGCCGCTCAGACAGCCGTCGAGGTGGCATGTCGAGGTCGTGACGGCGACAAGGCGTCGACGGCGAGGGTCGTACCGAACGTCGGCCTCATCGGTGCAGCCACGGACTCGTCCGGCTGCAGCAGTGACGGCGGCGACAAGGACGCTATCAGCGCCGCTGCCGCACCGGACGACGTGATCATGCCCGACGCCGTTGGTCGCACGCTGCCGAACACTCCACTGAGGCTGCAACGCTCGTGCTCCAACATCGAGACGGCGAGGTCGGGCTGGAAGGCGCTCGACGACACGCTGGCGCCTGCCAAGTCACGCTCGCACGAGGACCTCGTGGCACTGCCCGCCGGCAGCCTGCTCGCCAGCCCTGATGCCAacggcgaggcgggcggcgggagcccggcgtcgtcggtgaggtcgacGTGCAGCGCGGACCGCGTGATGCTGCGGAGGCGGTCGTCGAGCCAGGTGCTCCCGTCGCGGAGCCGGAAGCCCTGGTGGAGCCTGTTCCTGTGGAGCCACCGCAACCTGCACCGCCCCATGTCTTCATCGCCGCGGCCGCCCGCAGACACAAACGACAACGACGACGGGCGCCGCTCCCACCAGCGGCACGACGGGTACACGTCCGACACGGTCGGGTCCAAGAAGAGCAAGGAGATCGTCTCCCCCGCGGAGGACGAGCCAGCCCGGGCGATCCCGAGCCAGTGGGTGGCGTTCTCGGCGGAAGCCTCGTCGTCGCTGGACCGTGTGAGCGCGTGGGTGAGCAGCTCGTTGATCCACGCCGAGGATGGTGATGATGACGGCATCGTGGAGGTCGGGGAGTCGTCGGGGACGACGAAGTGGCACGCCCAGGCGGTGCCAGCGCGGCGGCGCAGCCCGGCGAACGAGGCCGCCGTCCAGGCGGCGAGCAGCGTCGTGAAGACGCTCAACGCGTTCTCGACGGTGGCGCACGTGTCCGGCATGGGGCTCAAGGTCGTCCCCGTGATCTCCGCCTTCTCCAGCCTCCGGGCGGTGAACCTCTCCGGCAACCTCATCG CTCACATCGCGGCTGGATCGTTGCCCAGGGGCCTGCACGCGCTGGACCTGTCGAGGAACAACATCGGCAGCATCGAGGGCCTGCGGGAGCTGACGAGGCTGCGCGTGCTCAGCCTCAGCTACAACCGGATCGCGCGCATCGGCCATG GGCTGTCGAGCTGCACGGCGATCAGGGAGCTCTACCTAGCCGGGAACAAGATCAGCGACGTGGAGGGGCTGCACCGCCTGCTGAAGCTGGCGGTCCTGGACGTGAGCTTCAACAGGATCACCACGTCCAAGGGCCTCGGCCAGCTCGTCGCCAACTACAACTCCCTCCGGGCGCTCAACATCCTTGGCAACCCCGTGCAGGCCAACGTCGGCGAGGAGACGCTCCGCAAGGCGGTGTCGGGCCTGCTGCCGCGGCTCGAGTACCTCAACAAGCAGGCCGTGAAGCCGCTGCGTGCAAGTGAGGCGGCCAAGGACAGCGTCGCCAAGGCGGCGCTCGGGAACAGCCGCTGGAGCTCGCGGAGGCGAGCGTCGTCGCGCCGGTCCAGCCTCAGCCCCGGGTCGTCATCGAAGAGGGCTgggagcagcagcaggagcaggTCCAAGAGCAGCAGCAGGGTTCAGAGCTCCAGCGTCACGAGGAGGTGA